Below is a genomic region from Triticum dicoccoides isolate Atlit2015 ecotype Zavitan chromosome 5A, WEW_v2.0, whole genome shotgun sequence.
cgccaaagctcgtcgccggcatgagttccggcgaccccacgacctcccacttggtcctctggatgcgcgagagcaagggccatcccctggtgccctcagcgcgccaagctgacgcctctagcgcaagtccggcgtgcccccgccgtgtcctgtggtcgccgccgattggtctccggtggctgacgtggcaccattagtttaggtgctaatcgcgtttagtcagtgtcgcgtgtcgatgacatatgggccccacgcccttaactaaccacggttaaccccctgtttagttaagttaaccatagtggccccacgcgtcggagttgacctagctgacgtggccgttgaccggtcccacctgtcagtgagttaaacaaccctgtgtcactgacgtgtggccccacacgtcaggtttgaccagcagcagcgtgtgttgacctgctgacgtcacgatgacgcactgctgacgcagtaaatgttttctggaatttaaataattcttaaatgatttattaattccagaaaattgtataaacttctaaaattcatagaaattcaaccgtaactccaaattaaataatttatatatgaaaaattatcagaaaaattcaaggaatccatctgtaccattttcatgcatgttagaacaacttatagctgctgtttagcacaaatcaattaaatggcatttgaataatcacatatggagtttgaatttgaatcttgtattcaaaccaacttcatttaatctgttgctagttgcattagctcaaaacacattcatattgccatgtcatagcatgcatcatattgtgcattgcattgatcgtgtttcttctgtgtttgccggtgttgttctccctcggtagacgttgtaccgatgatgtgatcgttgacactgatgaagactcaatgttatcttcagaagtgccaggcaagcaaaacccccttgttcattccgataaaatcccactctctcgctcctgctctcttttactgcattaggacaacatcgattcatctgttacttgctgcggtagctgaaccccttttatcctttgcatgacctgtcattgccacagtaaatagatgaaacccactagcatgagtaggagttgtttgagccctgttgtgcctactcattcatgcttgtttgtcatgcctgctactgcttagagttgagtcaggtctgattcatcggggatgaatcagaggtctatgaacatgtcctactgtgtgtgagctaagtgtgtgaacacgatttggtaaaaggtatcgatgagaggccatgtaggagtacatggtgggttgtcccattgaagccgtccttaggaactgagttctgtgtttgtgatccatgattcagctactaccatacattgggccctgaaatatgaccccgctcgacttcttattcaccctcgtcctctgtccaggagttgcaagtagtttctggtgtttgtagtatgctggaggtcgtggacagcgctgaccggaggggtgggctgtgatgcggtaggcacgtggccgggtataccgggcgcccgtttggtgtcacggaaccctgttcacatcgtttggggctgtgagcgaaactccggccggatctcctcatggatggaacccgaataggcgataaacctggactagagacttgagtgtttaggtaggtcgtggtctacacccacgtcggctttcgcttgaagtctgccgagcacatgtcgtgtgcagacgctaagtggtggaaacatgtatgaagaagtacacccctgcagggttaacatcatctattcgaatagccgtgtccacggtaaaggacttctgggttgcttatatcagttcatagacaagtgaaagtggatactctaaaatacgcaagataagcgtgagtgctatggatggcgctctcgtagggagacgggagcggatccatagtggtgtgtattgatatggggaatatgtggactcgtgtgcgccacctcaaaagagttacattgcagtcgtagttcaggatagccaccgagtcaaagctggcttgctgcagttaaaccccaccatcccctttgttgataatgatgcatatgtagttagttctgatgtaagtcttgctgggtacatttgtactcacgtttgcctattttatgtttttgcagagagacttcggtctcactagtagtttcgcgtggacttcgacgtttagcttgttacctcagctacgatcttgtgccccggcaggatctggtagatagtcaggcttctcagcctttttcagttatagatgtctgtacccagacatgatagcttccgcttgtgctttgatttgtatgctctgattgttgggtcatgagacccatgtttgtaatatctcgctcctcggagcctattgaataaattacttgagtcatagagtcatgttgtgatgccatgttgtatttgcacatatcgagcatattgtgtgtatgttattgaaatgcttggtatgtgtgggatctgaccatctagttgtttatctttagtagcctctcttacggggaaatgtctcctagtgtttccaccgagccatggtggcttgctactgctccggaacacttaggctggccggcatgtgtccttcttcgttcctgtgtctgtcccttcggggaaatgtcacgcgatgaataccggagtcctgttagcccgctacagcccggttcaccggagtcctgctagcccagtgctacagcctggattcactcgctgatgaccgacacgttcgatgctgggtcatggatgcctgtccctgtaagtctgtgccactttgggtttacgactagccatgtcagcccgggctccttatcatatggatgctagcgacactgtcatatacgtgtgccaaaaggcgcaaacggtcccgggcaaaggtaaggcgacacccgtgggaataccgtgcgtgaggccgcaaagtgatatgaggtgttacatgctagatcgatgtggcattgagtcggggtcctgacaactaatTACATGATATTTTCTGTGAGGGATCACCCTATTAAACATGTCTACCATGCATTAAATAAGTATTGTGCCACTGCCCTCCTGCGTGATCCAATACCGGTTAGACCGCCGCCACTTTCCCCGTCCCGACGGTCGATAGGCGCATGAATGTGACATATATTGCGGTACCTGTAGACCTAAGCACCGGGGTCCAAAATCGGCGCAAGCCAAGCAAACAAGAACCCCGAATGAGCTCTGAGCCAACCCTGCTACTCCACCGCCCGCAGTCCCATCATAGGCACAACCGCAATGCCACATAACCTCCTCCATGGTAGAGACTCTGATCTAGCAGTCGTGGCTAAACACCAACTCCGTCGCACCCACTCCGGCCCACCTTGGGCCCAAATGTGGCCCGCACAAGCACAAGCCGACGCCAGCACTACTGGGCGCCCTCGTGTGGCCACCCGCACGCCGCGCACCCTTCTTGCCCTGGCCGCCAACATCTCATGCTCAGACCCAAGGACGAGCGGCGTGACCCACACTTCCAGTCCACGTGTTGCAGCGAGCCACCAGATGGATAAATGCCTCGCCGCTGCCATCCTTGGGAGTACCACTGGCTTCCCGTCGGCTTTCTCGATTGCAGTGAAGGCAGAGAGGTCCAGCGAGGTGCGGCTAAAAAAGGTTACCAATCGCCACCCGTGTCGCCTCCATAGGAGGGGCATGGGGGAGGCTGGGAGGGGGTTTGTCTGCACCGTCCAGTGTTTGCTACCACCCTATTGCCTCTCTCCTCTAGTGCTCATTGTGGTGccttttcatcctctcccaagtatTCTATGGACACGGGATTTGTGGCACGCATGGGCAGGGGCACCCAACCCCATTTTCTTTTGGCTTTCGATTTTTCGTATCTTTTGAATTGAAAGTTCAAATTAAATCGTGTTTTCGTATCCGTGTTTCTTGCGACGAGAGCTTTGAAATAGGACTCGTTTTTTAACACGTCCCATGCCGGGGGTCTGCCACGAACGAAAGGTTGACGCGCGCGGGGAATGGAGGCGTTTCTTTCTCGAAACGGACAGCACGCACGGCATGGTCAGTCGTCCACCATGCGGAGCGTTTCTCACGGCTGCCCGAGCAATTCCCCTCGCGACCCGCGTGTGGACGCCACCGGAGAGGTCCGTCGGGTCCACGCGTACGGTCGGTCCCGACACCGAAACGGCAATTTCTCATGCCAACCACTTCTTCCGTCAGTGCGATCTCGCGTCAGTGCAATTTCTTATGCCCACCTGCCTCGGACCTGCTTGCTATGCTAATCAGGGTCAAGTCAAGCCACGAAGATTTGGTCTCGGGTAGTCGGGTTCCGTGAGGTTTGCTGGCAATTGCGGTGTCCTGCTTCGGATTTGACAGACGCATCTCCCCGGTTTTACAGCTAGCTTGATCGGATCTCTTGATCAGCGTCCGGTGAAATGATGTATGAGGTTGTGCATTGAGAAACAAAGGGCTGGATGCAAGAAGTGGCCGGCATCTGGTATGATGGGCGGATGAACGTGTGTGCAGTGGCGTATGAACCATGATGGGCCTGATGTATCCTTCTCCGTGTGGCCATCGGCGTCAGATATATCTTGTGTCCGCGCCATTAAACTTGTCGGATTTGCCCCACTTTCATGCCTGATGTGCTGTGTTTGCTCTCGCCCAAAGAGACGCATACGCATGTACCACGTACAACAACCAAAATACAGTGCCAAATATCTGTCAGAGCGTCCATACCCCATTTTTCTAACATGAATGTCCATACACTTCAGGTCTGGGTGAAATGGAAATAGTGGAATACAATCAAGCAAAAAGAGACTGAATACAGAAAGGGCATTGATCTGCAAAAAGAGAGTCTTTCCTAGGAGTCAATTGCAAAAAAACACCACATTTGCGGCTAGGTTTACAGGAAACCACCAGCTCGTTAATCTGTTACATAAAACATCGAAAAATCTGTTAAGTCGTTGCAAAAAGCACTGATCAGATGATTTGGTCCGTTTAATCACTTTCTTACAAGTGGGACCAGATTGTAAGGAATTGACTTAGCAAAAAAATAACACATACACCCCTAAAAAAACAAAAGCAATCAGCCCCCGGTGGAACACCGACGCCCTGTCCACTCCGCGATGCTGCCCTCgtcgaggaggcggccggcctcgtCGGCGACGGAGAGTGCCACGCCACGGGGGAGGACGAGGAGGCGGCCGGCGCCCACGGCTGCACTGCGAACCGCCTCCATAGTACGCGGGTCGTGATGGCGACGCCCTCCGGCAGCCCATCGTAGCCGGGGCAGAGCTGGGATGGCGGGAGGAATGAGGCGCCTCGCTCATCGTCTTCTGTCCTGGCCGCTCCACTGCGCGCAGTTCGCGCGCGCCCACCGGGCCATCTCCAGGCTCTTCCTAGACGCCCGGGCCGCGCCGTCGACCCCGAGTAGCTCGCGCGCCGCCCGAGCGCTCGCCTTCAGCGTGTCGTCCCAGAATTGGTCCACAGGGCGCCATGTGCACGCCATGGCGGCGCACCTCGGAGCCCCCGTCGCCCCGGCCAAGCGGGCACAGTGGGTGGCGCCGATGACGGCCATCCAGGAGCGGATCgtcaaggagtcgaggcggagggaCAAGAAGGGGTCGTCCTCCGGGGCGTCCTCGCCGGCGTCCACGGGGCTCCTCTCCGAGATGCAGGCCgctgaggaggaggatgaggccgCGGAGGTGGAGGCCCCGATGTCGATCGGCGAGGAGCGGGCTCGAGGCGCTGGCCGGCGCGTGCGTGTGGGGGCAGGGTGGGGGTCTGATTGCTTTTGATTTTTAGATCTAGGGGGATGTGTGTTATTTTTTAGCTATGTCAACTCCTTACAATCAGGCCCCACTTGTAAGAAAGTGAATAAACGGGCCAAATCATCCGATCAGTACTTTTTGCAACGACTTAACAGATTTTTCGGTGTTTTCTGCAATGAATTAACGAGTTGATGGTTTCCTGCAAACCTAGCcgcaaatgtggtggttttttacAATTGACTCCTTTCCTAGACAAAAACACAGCTAAAAGTAAATATATACGTGCATCGCATGTTTAGTTGCTAAATTACACCGCCTATAGTGAAGTCTGTTGCTGAGCAGGAGTAAACTCTCACCACGTTTTCCCCACGAAATGGACGTCAGCATCAGTGTCCTCGTCAAGTTTTCCAAGTCTTTTCCCGATTCCTCCCTACTTTCTCACCACGCGCGCGCACCTTCCATTCCACCTCGCCATCTATAAGTAGGCCGCGCGCAGTCTGAGGCAGCACCACAACGAGCTCAGCAGCCAGCTCAAGCTTGAAGACACCACTCAGCCACAGCCACCTGCATCCAGCTGATCACCCGGCCCGCGGCCCGCCTCGATCCCGATGGAGCTTCCTCAGCTGGCGTCCTTCCTCGGCGTCGTGCTCGCCACGGTGCTCTTCCTCAAGgccgtcctccgccgccgccgccgccagcacaaCCTCCCGCCGGGCCCCAAGCCGTGGCCGATCATCGGCAACCTCAACCTCATCGGCACGCTCCCGCACCGCTCCATCCACGCGCTCTCCAAGCAGTACGGCCCGCTCATGCAGCTACAGTTCGGCTCCTTCCCGGTCGTCGTCGGCTCCTCCGTGGAGATGGCCAAGTTCTTCCTCAAGACCCACGACGTGGTGTTCACTGACCGCCCCAAGACCGCCGCCGGCAGGTACACCACCTACAACTACAGCGACATCACCTGGTCCCCCTACGGCGCCTACTGGCGCCAGGCCCGCAAGATGTGCCTCACCGAGCTCTTCAGCGCCAAGCGCCTCGAGTCGTACGAGTACATCCGCAGGGAGGAGGTGCTCGCCCTCCTCGGCGACCTGTACCGCGGCGGCGCAGGCCGCGTGGTGGTGCTCAAGGACTACCTGTCCACGGTGAGCCTGAACGTGATCACGCGCATGGTGATGGGCAAGAAGTACCTGGAGAAGGAGGTGAGGGACGAGGCCGGGGCGGTGATCACGACGCCCGAGGAGTTCAAGTGGATGATCGACGAGCTGTTCCTGCTCAACGGCGTGCTCAACATCGGCGACTCCATCCCGTGGCTGGACTGGATGGACCTGCAGGGGTACATCAAGAGGATGAAGAAGCTGAGCAAGATGTTCGACCGGTTCCTGGAGCACGTCGTGGACGAGCACAGCGAGCGGCGTCGGCGCGAGGGGGAGAGCTTCGTGGTGAAGGACATGGTGGACGTGCTGCTGCAGTTCGCCAGCGATCCCGGTCTTGAGGTCAAGCTCAACAGAGAAGGCGTCAAGGCTTTCACTCAGGTGAGTTCTTGGTTTCATTCCCTGCACTGAATCTGAATTAATTATGTTTATCCCCTGCTTGCTCTTAGAACAACAATTCATGTGCTTTGAGACTAGGTTCGTACACAAATCTGAATCAGTTGCCtgcactcaaaacaaaacaagtatCATCGTTCTAAGCAGAAAAGGCAGCAAGCATAATATGTCCTGTTGCTATCGGTCTAAGCGAGTCAGACTTTAATAATTCCATTATCTGAACTCTTGGGAAAATAATGGGGTTGTTGATAGGCACGTCCCATCATGGGTAGACAAGTTCCACCAAACACAGTAGAGAAATGAACTTTACATACCAGTGGGCAACTCCCTCAAATTCAATCATGACATTGCCATTCATGTAGATAATGCACACAGTTGATAGAAAAACATAATGCACACAGTTAATTACTTGGTCACAAGACTCACAACTGATTCTATAAACTGTGTACAGTATAAGCCTCATTTACACATCACCATGAATTTCGAGTTCTCACACTAACCAGCACCATTTTGAAACGTGCACCTGTAGGACCTCATTGCCGGCGGCACCGAGAGCTCCGCGGTGACAGTGGAATGGGCCCTCTCAGAGCTCCTGAAGAAGCCAGAGGTGCTCGCCAAAGCTACAGAGGAGCTGGACCGCGTGGTGGGGCGAGGCCGATGGGTCACCGAAAAGGACATGCCGAGCCTTCCCTATGTGGATGCCATCGTCAAAGAGACCATGCGGTTGCATCCGGTAGCGCCGATGCTTGTACCCCGCCTTTCACGTGAGGACACGTCCATCAACGGCTACGACATCCCCGCCGGCACACGGGTGCTAGTCATGGTGTGGTCTATTGGTCGCGACCCGGAGTTGTGGGAAGCACCGGAGGAGTTCATGCCAGAACGCTTCCTCGGCAGCAGGCTCGACGTCAAGGGGCAGGATTATGAGCTGCTTCCATTTGGGTCAGGACGCAGGATGTGCCCCGGGTATAGTCTTGGGTTGAAGGTGATCCAGGTAAGCCTGGCGAACCTCCTGCACGGTTTCACGTGGAGGCTCCCTGATGGCGTGGAGCTGAGCATGGAGGAGATCTTCGGACTGTCAACACCACGCAAGTACCCGCTGGAGGCCGTCGTGGAGCCCAAGCTCCCGGCTCACCTCTACGCCGAGGCTTGAATATTTGATACATGTGTGCCCTCATGTGTTGAGTAATTATTACTACTTGTGTTGTTATATTTTTTCTGTATTTTTTCTAGTATTATATATTTGATACATGTGAGCCCTCATGTGTTGAGTAATTATTACTACTTGTGTCGTTATATTATGCATCGTAGATTTATGAAGAAAAATGTAAAAGATGGTCGACAATTGCTAATTTAGCAAGTGAAATAATGGAAATTTTTCTCTTTGAAGACGTCTCTATCAAAGCATCGCCTCCTTTAAAGTTTTTTAATGCTTTTAGGTTGTGAATATCCATTTATAAGCCCGTACTCATATGCAtccgatgaacagtaaattcaaagaaAATACAAAACATATTCAAACAAATCTGATTTTTTTTTTATGAAAGATGCTTCTGTGCATAAGGTCCGCTCAAAATTTCAGCTCATCTgaacatctgagtagctctcagcaaaagaAAAATATTGGGTCAGAACAGCAAATTGTTTCACATAccccaaatttgtcttttttgccgagagctactcagaTATCCAAATAAGCTCAAATTTGGAGCGGACCTCACGCACAGAAGCATCTTCCATGCAAAAAAGAaaattgatttttttaatttttctagtatttttttggaatttacagACACTGGTGCTCGCATTTTTCTCATTTAATTCAGGCATTCTAGCGATGTGCATTCAGTGCAGGAGACATTTCGTCGACTATGAAGACATctgtggtgacttcgtcaatctcaagatggtgtgcCATCTCAGTCTCTTggtggtgctcataggggtagggtgtgcgtgcatATGGGTGAGTGTTTGTACGTACGTATGAGAGTTGAGGTCTGCACTGTGTCAGAAAAAAATTACGACGAAAGATATTCCTGTCCATACTCAACTAACTTGAATAAATCTCCTAAAAATACCAATTAAGAAAACTCTTATGTTAGAGCTGGTTTAGTCAGAGAAACTGCATGCATATATAACTCAGGTGGTTTTTCGTATGAAAATGCATCTCATAACAACTCAGTATAAGAGAACATATATGTATATTGTTTGAACCCTAGCCTTATCCTATCCCCGTGACACCAATGATCTTCATGCCACCGCTGTCGATCCCTAGTGGATGTCGTCCGTGCCACAACCAATTTCTATGCGCGTGTTTCATCGCCTTCTATTATGTTCATCTTTCTTAAGTCGTGGTGTTAACCGCGTTACTTGTGCTGCTCTTGTCATCTTCCATCGCCTTCTATTACGTTCATATTTCTTAAGTCGTGGTGTTAACCACGTTCCTCGCGTTTCTCTTGTCATCTTTTGGTGCTTCAATGTGTAAGAAACTTCAGGCCATCTCTTCGGACATATTTGTCATTTGTTTGCAGCATTCTAAACTTCAGGAGATTTCTACATTCAAGAATCCCTACTACTTACCCCCTAATCTCCGTAGTTTCTACTAAATTCTATCAGATGGGGTGTCAGCAGGGATTATTACAACTTGAAACAACAACGACTTTTCTGGGGTCAACTACCATACCGGTCCGCTTATCACCAACCCATCAGTTCTCCTCTTGAACCAATGACACAGATTTTGCCAACATTTAGGGGTCATGCACTCATGGGAGGAAATCGAATTTCCTTGACTCCCATCAAAAGGTGCTTCCATTTGTCAATGGTCCTTCGTCTATTATTGGTTATTTAAACATAAAACATGCCCATTGAACAAATATATCTACAATTTAGTGCTTTTGAAGCAACCCTTTTCACTGATGTTTTCAACTCCTTAGCCCTTCAGAAAATCTGTCTTCTAGATGTACGTTACACTTGAACTAATCAACAAGTTAACCCCATTCCGGTGCTCCTTGGCAGAGTGTTTGTCAACttgacgtggagctccaccttttcaGGTTCCACAATCTCCTCAATCACACGAGCCGCGTAAATCATGTGCCACTCCTTCAATAAGCATCCTCCATAATTCTCAAACCTTATGTTTCTCGCCTTTAACATCTTGCTTAGTAGTCCTAACATCAGTTTGGTTGTTCATTGTAATTTTGCTAGCATTTCCCATGTTATGAGATATGCGGGGCGAATGTCATGTTCAGGTTCCCAAATTTGTCCTTCAAATTCTGCCCTGTATCTTGAAAATACTTCCATCGCCATCACTTGATGCACTGGTTGCCGTCGGGCCTCCGGTCTCTTTTCCATCCATGCAGTCCAACCAACAGCGCCGACGTCACTTGCGGAGATGGGCCCGGGTCCTTTCGACGAACTCTCGCTTGCCAATCCAGCGAACCGAAGCAGTAGATGTGGAACTCTGGTGGCATCGCCAAAGGATAAGGGGAACCCTAGAAAAGACCTAGGGGGGCGGAGGGAGCAATAGGCTTACTGACATGACAGTTGATATATATATAAATAGGGGGGCGGAGGGAGCAATAGGTAAAATAGATGGggcacctaggtgcctgggcaccttgATTGTTTTGGAAACCATGATATATTTAATTAGTTTCCTACCCATTCTTCATGCAAGACTTTCCATAGTTACGATTTATTTTTGTTTCCTAATTATTAGGCATGCAAGACTTGCCATATAATAAATCATATTAATTTTTGATTTTATTTGAACTGCTATGGTTATCTAATGCGCGTATTTTTGTTTCCTAAATATCTAATACATACCAACTTGTATATACTCAATATTTTTTTGAACCATTATATTTCATTTTTGTTTCCTAACTATCTAATATGAGTATCGAATACCTACTAATGAAATTATTTACATACATGGTATGTATATATCCAATAATTTATTTTCTAACTATCTAATACTTGTATCTGGTACCTACTGA
It encodes:
- the LOC119301573 gene encoding trimethyltridecatetraene synthase-like, which translates into the protein MELPQLASFLGVVLATVLFLKAVLRRRRRQHNLPPGPKPWPIIGNLNLIGTLPHRSIHALSKQYGPLMQLQFGSFPVVVGSSVEMAKFFLKTHDVVFTDRPKTAAGRYTTYNYSDITWSPYGAYWRQARKMCLTELFSAKRLESYEYIRREEVLALLGDLYRGGAGRVVVLKDYLSTVSLNVITRMVMGKKYLEKEVRDEAGAVITTPEEFKWMIDELFLLNGVLNIGDSIPWLDWMDLQGYIKRMKKLSKMFDRFLEHVVDEHSERRRREGESFVVKDMVDVLLQFASDPGLEVKLNREGVKAFTQDLIAGGTESSAVTVEWALSELLKKPEVLAKATEELDRVVGRGRWVTEKDMPSLPYVDAIVKETMRLHPVAPMLVPRLSREDTSINGYDIPAGTRVLVMVWSIGRDPELWEAPEEFMPERFLGSRLDVKGQDYELLPFGSGRRMCPGYSLGLKVIQVSLANLLHGFTWRLPDGVELSMEEIFGLSTPRKYPLEAVVEPKLPAHLYAEA